The following DNA comes from Phytohabitans rumicis.
TGGCGGCACGGACGCCCGGCGGCCTCCTGGTCGGTCCGGACAATGGCCTGCTGCCGTGGGCGGCGGACGCGCTCGGCGGCGTCGAGGCGCTGGTCGAGCTGGCCAACCCGGACTGGTTCCTGACCGACGTGTCGCGCACGTTCCACGGCCGGGACATCTTCGCGCCGGTGGCGGCGCGGCTCGCGCGAGGCGCCGACCTCGCCGACGCCGGCCCCGGCGCGGACCCCGCCTCCCTGGTACGCCTGCCGGAGCCGGTCGTCGCGGTCGGCGACGGCTGGCTGGAGGCGGAGGTGCTGACCATCGACCGGTTCGGCAACGTGCAGCTCGCCGCGACCGGGCAGGCCCTCGACGGGCTCGGGGCCAACATGCGGGTCGGCGGCGTACGGGCGATCCGCGGCACCACGTTCGCGGAGGCGAAGCCCGGCGGGCTCGTCGTGTACGTCGACTCGGCCGGCCGCGCGGCGGTCGCGGTCAACGGCGGCCGGGCCGCGGTCGTGCTGTCCGTGGTGCCCGGCGACGTGGTCCGGATCGCGGCTAGCTGAGCGGGTGGTGCACCCAGACGTTCGGCTCGACGTAGACCGCGTGGTCCTGCGCCATGTCGCAGTGCACCGGGTTGAGCGCCTGCGGCACGCGCACCGGGCCGCTCGTGTCGAACGGCAGCCCGGTCCACTCCCGCCACCGGGCCAGCCGGGCGGGAAACACCATGCTGGTGTGCGCCACGTTGACGATCCGCCCGCCGGCCCGTACGTGCACGCGCAGCCACGGGTCGACGGGTAGGCCGTCGTC
Coding sequences within:
- a CDS encoding SAM hydrolase/SAM-dependent halogenase family protein → MAAYDWISFTTDYGLSDGFVASCHGVIARLAPAVRVIDVSHGVAPGDVARGAAVLAQTVPHLPPAVHVAVVDPGVGTARRGVAARTPGGLLVGPDNGLLPWAADALGGVEALVELANPDWFLTDVSRTFHGRDIFAPVAARLARGADLADAGPGADPASLVRLPEPVVAVGDGWLEAEVLTIDRFGNVQLAATGQALDGLGANMRVGGVRAIRGTTFAEAKPGGLVVYVDSAGRAAVAVNGGRAAVVLSVVPGDVVRIAAS